DNA sequence from the Puniceicoccaceae bacterium genome:
ACCGCCTTGCGCGCGATGTGGATGCCAAAGAGCAAGGTTCCCTTGTTGAAAAGATCCGTGCCCGGAGAGTTCACATACTTTGCCTCAAACGCCGGGTCATTTGCTGGAGTCTGCGACATTTTGCGACCGGTGAAGGCGATCACCTTGCCCATCAAGTCACAGATCGGAACCATCAGTCGACCCCGAAATCGCGCCATCATGCTGCCCCTGCCGGCCTGCCGCCTCGGAAAGAACAACCCGCTCGCCTCCAGTTCCGCATCGGAGAAGCGCTGCTGGCTCAAAAATCGATAAAACAGCCCACCATCGCCCGGCGCGTAACCAATGCCATAGGTTTCGGCCTGCTCGAGTGTGAAACCACGATCCTCCACCCAGTATTTCCTCACCGCTGCGCCTTCGACAGTTTCGGCATTGAACGCCTGCCGGTAGTAGTGCTGCGCCTGTTCATGGATCATGCGCAGACGCTTCAGGTTGCGCCCCGTTCCCGCTGCAGCTCCTCCACCCTCACGCGTCTCGTATTCGAGCTTGAAGTTGAATCGTTCGGCCAATGCTTCAACCGCTTCCGTAAAACTCAGGTTCTCCTTGACCTGCAGAAACTTGATCGCATCCCCTCCCTGCGAGGTACTGAAGCAATAATAAAGCCCCTTGTCGGGATCCACGTGAAAGGAGGGTGTTTTTTCCTGGGAGAACGGACTCAAACCCTTCCACACCGAACCCGCACGCTGCAGGCTGACATAATCGCCAATCAGCTGGCAGATATCGACGTGATGTTTCAGATTCTGAATGGATTCTCGCTTGATCAATGGAATAGAGCGTTTGTTAACAGAGCGTCAGGGGCTTCCAACCCGCAGGATGCAACCACTGCAATCTGGAGAAAAGCAACCGAGCACCATTTGGCTGCTCCCGTGCATTTGAGTCAATCCCGAGTTGTTCACATCCACAAGTGCCTTCGACCCGGTCTGTCTCGCCTTCCCTGTCCTATTGCACCAGCGTGGACTCCTCCCGAATGGCTGCAAGGTTGGGAGCATCCTCCGGAGCAAGATCAAAGAAACGCCGGTACAACGCAGCTGCATTTGCAGGATCGTTCTGAATACGGGCATAACTGCGCGCCAATGCCAGGACAAAATCGGGGTCGGACGGAAAGCGTTGATACGCCTTGAGCAATTCTTCATGAAACCGCTGCGCATCTCGACTGCGCTGCAGGATGCCCAGGTAATTCAGCACAATCTTCTTGTTCTTCGGATTGATGCGCAGGGCTTCAAGCGCGGCACTCTCGGCGTTCAGATTCTGACCGAAGTCCACATACGCACGGGAGAGGATGAACCAGCCTGAAGGGTTTTCCGGACGCCGGTGAACCGAGTCCCACGCCATGCGGATCGCAGCAGCTGCGTTGCCTTCCGCAAGTGCCTGCTGTGCCTGTATCAGCAGCAGCTCAGCTTCGTTTTCAGGGGCTTCGTATGGTTCCAATTCGGTTTCCTGCAAGCTTGGTTGATGCTCAAGGCCTGCAACATCTTCCGCAGCATCTCCAGGTTCAAGGGGTTCGGAAACGTCACTCTCGGGTGTTCCATTCAAATCAACATCAACCGCATCCGGAGCATGCCCGGGTTCCCCAGGTGGCAAAGCCGCATCCGTTCGAGCGGATTCCACACCCAATGCGGCAAGCTCCGGCTCTGGCAATCCATTCTCTTGCTCAGCCTGCTCCGGTGTTTCATCCGCAACCTCTGGGGAGACGGGTTCCGTCGGCAGGGGTTCCTGCAAATCGGAGGAATCTTCGCTGTCTTCCGGAGCAACATGCGACACAGAGGATTCCTGCTCCTGCCCGTCGGTTTCCAGATCAGTTTCCGCCGGATTCTCTGCGTCATGCTCACGACCCTCTTCTCCGGACTCTTGCAAAGTCGACGCATGCTCTTCCGATTCCCCCTCTTGCACCGCTGCAGTTACCTCCACCGACGGCAGGGTGTCCTGTTGTCGAAGTTCCAGAATCTGCCTCACGGTTTCCTGTAGCTGCTGCACTTCCGCCGTTGCCAGCATGTCCGGAAAAGTCGACGCGATGCGTTTCAGAAACAGATCTGCCACATCCCAATCTGACTGCTCGACACTGGACTTTGCCAAATCCACCAACACCTGTGACTGCACGGATGGCTGCTGCTCCGAAAGCGCCAACGCCTGATTCAGATAATAATCGGCTGACGCAAAATCCTTCAGCCTCAGGTAAAGGCTGCCCAATTTTTGAAAATCACTCGCCTGCTGCGCACCGGGTTCCGTCAGCAGGATACCCCGGGTCAACGCATCCGCAGCGCGTTCATCCGGTTGGATCTGGTGCCGAATCCGCCCCAGTTCCAGCCAGGTTTCGCCATCCTCCGGAAACGATTCGAGGTAGCTGACCAGCCGCTGTGCTGCATCTTCCAGCCGCCCTGCCTGGATCTGCCCTTTCGCCGATGCCTTGAGCAAGTGGCGTTTGTCTGCAGCCAATCGTGCGGCCTTCTGGTAATAGTTTGAGGCGAGCAGGTAGTTTCCATGAACCTCGTAGGCAATCGCCAGGGCCTCAGCAATCTCAGGATGATCCGGATGAGCGTCCTGCAGGGATTCGAGACGATTGATTGCGGAACTCGAGTTTCCCTGCTGAGCCTCAACCACCGCTTCCTTGATGGCATGCTCAAGACGCCGTTCAGCATCGAGGCAACCCCCAAGCATCAGGGCGATGCCGACCATCAGGAACAACACGGGAATAGATGGGTACAATTTCAATCGCGGTGCATTCAAGGTCGCCAGGCTGAGTTGGTAGAAATGGGAAATGGATAGAAGAACGGGAGTTCCCTTAGGCACGACCCCCTTTCGGACTGGGCCATACCAATCCCAATCCATCAATTTTTCAAGCCAAAGATCAACGAGTCACATTCAACACGATGACTGAGCTTGCTGCTTTTTGCAACGCGCCCAGTTTGGGAATGCATGGATGCGACCGGGGCAGCCCCTATTGCGTCTTTCTACAGGCGAGGGATCGTGAGTCCGCCATCCACCATGACGACCTGTCCCGTCGAAAACGGAAATTCCCGCTTCGCCAGCGCTGCCACCGCTTTGCCGATGTCCTCGGGATATCCCCAGCGGGGCTGCACGCAGAGTCCATCCTGAATGAGCTTATCGTATTTTTCCGTGACGCCAGCGGTCATGTCCGTCTTGATCACGCCCGGGCGCACTTCGTATACGGGCAAATCATACTGCCCCAATCGAGCGGCAAAGAGCTGGGAAACCATCGAAAGTCCAGCCTTGGCCATGCAGTATTCTCCGCGATTCACACTCACCACAGTGGATGAGATTGAGGTGATGTTGATGATCATGCCCTCAAATTCCGCGTTGCGTTCCTTTGCCGCGATGAGCCGTTTGGCTGCGGTCTGCGACATGAAGAATCCACCCAACAGATTGGTATCGATGACGTATTCCACACTCTCCGCAGTGGTTTCCAAAATATCCAGGCGCGTCTTGGGTGCGACTCCGGCGTTATTGACCAGCACGTTGAGCTGCGCATAGGCTGCATCAAAGCTCGACCAGATGCGCTCCCGCCCCTCAGGCGATCCGATATCGCCCGCACAATAGGCAACCTTGGCACCCAGCGCACGCAGGCTATCGAGTGCCTCCGCAACCTGTTCTTCGGGTCGAACGCCGTTGATGGCGAGGTCAAATCCCGCCTCAGCCAGCTTTCTGGCGATGCCCAGTCCAATGCCCCGGGAACCTCCGGTGACCAATGCTACTTTTTTCATCAATCTATCCTCCATGTTTGAATGCCTTGATCTGCGCCTGCAGATCCTTGAGTTGAATCTGCGGTTTCACACTTCCTGCCCGCAAATCCAAAAAAAAATGAGGCTGATCCGGCGAATCCAAATCGGGCTGTGTTCGCCTCGATGATCCGCGCCACCCCCAATGTGCGCCTGGTTTTCGCCAGATCAACCTCCAGTGTGTATACCCCATAATATTCCGGATTGCTCTCCGTGAGAGAGGAAATCCGGAGCCTGAATCATGACTCGGATACCGAATCAAAAGAAGCAAAGTGACAGGGATCACGGACGCAGCATAAACACAAAAACTCAGTGGTTTTGCCTTTATCATGAATTTGCTTGTTCAAACCCCAATTTGGTTACAAACCCCGTTTGTCCGTGATCCCTGAAAGTCCCAATACCGCAATTCTCAGGCGAGTTTATCAAGATCGACCCAGGCCCGCTTCTGCCAGGACTCGATGCCCTTTTCCGCCAGCTGAACTCCCTTGGCACCTTCGAGCAGGGTCCAGGGGAAGGGAGTATCGAGCACCACGTGCTTGAGAAACATCTCCCACTGCACCTTGAATGCGTTATCAAAAATCTCCTGTTCCGGAACTTCCGACCAGTCCGCATAAAAATCAATGGGCTGATCAATATCCGGATTCCACACTGGCTTCGGTGTATTGCTATAGTGCTGCAGGTGACACTTGCGCAGACCCGCTACCGCTGAGCCTTTTTCACCATCCACATGCAGGGTGAGCAGATCATCCCGGCGCACACGCGTCGCCCAGGAGCAGTTGAAATTCACCACGATTTCACCGTCAGGTCCATCGATCTCAAACATCGCATACGCAGCATCATCTGCGGTGCAGGTGTAGGGTTTTCCCTCCTCATCGACGCGCTGTTTGATGTGGGTCGCACCCCGGCAGTTCACCGAGCGAACGGGTCCAAAAATATGATCGAGCACGTAGCGCCAGTGGCAGAGCATGTCAATGATCATGCCTCCCCCATCTTCCTTGCGGTAGTTCCAAGAGGGGCGCTGCGCCGGAACCGTGTCACCTTCAAACACCCAATACCCAAAATCTCCAGTGACCGCAAAAATGCGACCGAAAAACCCGTTCTGGATGGCACGCTGCAATTTCATCAGTCCCGGCAACCACAGCTTGTCCTGCACCACACCATTTTTAACGCCCTTCTCTTTGCAGAAATGATAGAGGTCGAGCGCGGTCTGGGTGTCGACCGCCGTCGGTTTTTCACAATACACATGCTTGCCCGCAGTTGCTGCAGCCTTGACCGCATCTGCCCGGCGCAATGTGCTCTGCGCATCAAAATAAATGGGGTAATTTGGATCGCTCATGACCGAATCCAGATCAGTCGTCCACTTCTCCACACCCG
Encoded proteins:
- a CDS encoding tetratricopeptide repeat protein, with amino-acid sequence MKLYPSIPVLFLMVGIALMLGGCLDAERRLEHAIKEAVVEAQQGNSSSAINRLESLQDAHPDHPEIAEALAIAYEVHGNYLLASNYYQKAARLAADKRHLLKASAKGQIQAGRLEDAAQRLVSYLESFPEDGETWLELGRIRHQIQPDERAADALTRGILLTEPGAQQASDFQKLGSLYLRLKDFASADYYLNQALALSEQQPSVQSQVLVDLAKSSVEQSDWDVADLFLKRIASTFPDMLATAEVQQLQETVRQILELRQQDTLPSVEVTAAVQEGESEEHASTLQESGEEGREHDAENPAETDLETDGQEQESSVSHVAPEDSEDSSDLQEPLPTEPVSPEVADETPEQAEQENGLPEPELAALGVESARTDAALPPGEPGHAPDAVDVDLNGTPESDVSEPLEPGDAAEDVAGLEHQPSLQETELEPYEAPENEAELLLIQAQQALAEGNAAAAIRMAWDSVHRRPENPSGWFILSRAYVDFGQNLNAESAALEALRINPKNKKIVLNYLGILQRSRDAQRFHEELLKAYQRFPSDPDFVLALARSYARIQNDPANAAALYRRFFDLAPEDAPNLAAIREESTLVQ
- a CDS encoding 3-ketoacyl-ACP reductase gives rise to the protein MKKVALVTGGSRGIGLGIARKLAEAGFDLAINGVRPEEQVAEALDSLRALGAKVAYCAGDIGSPEGRERIWSSFDAAYAQLNVLVNNAGVAPKTRLDILETTAESVEYVIDTNLLGGFFMSQTAAKRLIAAKERNAEFEGMIINITSISSTVVSVNRGEYCMAKAGLSMVSQLFAARLGQYDLPVYEVRPGVIKTDMTAGVTEKYDKLIQDGLCVQPRWGYPEDIGKAVAALAKREFPFSTGQVVMVDGGLTIPRL
- a CDS encoding Gfo/Idh/MocA family oxidoreductase; protein product: MKVHKVGIIMNGVTGRMGTNQHLMRSIVAIIKQGGVRVSPTEFIMPDPILVGRNPVKLEKLARQAGVEKWTTDLDSVMSDPNYPIYFDAQSTLRRADAVKAAATAGKHVYCEKPTAVDTQTALDLYHFCKEKGVKNGVVQDKLWLPGLMKLQRAIQNGFFGRIFAVTGDFGYWVFEGDTVPAQRPSWNYRKEDGGGMIIDMLCHWRYVLDHIFGPVRSVNCRGATHIKQRVDEEGKPYTCTADDAAYAMFEIDGPDGEIVVNFNCSWATRVRRDDLLTLHVDGEKGSAVAGLRKCHLQHYSNTPKPVWNPDIDQPIDFYADWSEVPEQEIFDNAFKVQWEMFLKHVVLDTPFPWTLLEGAKGVQLAEKGIESWQKRAWVDLDKLA